The following proteins are co-located in the Desulfatitalea tepidiphila genome:
- a CDS encoding M48 family metallopeptidase: MMSILEKMNQLKGIMRKGLRKSFNRLGLALSLLVSMVWCTPAHAISIKEEKELSQEFMRYVHRYYDLVEDPLINAYVNDVGQKILAKIPTQPFDYRFFVIKENVYNAFAIPAGYIFINSGMLLAMEHEDELAGILAHEISHVVCRHISQRIERSKKLDLATMAGVVAGVFLGVAGGSAEAAQALTLGSMAAGQTLALAYSREDESQADQFGLAYLEEAGYSAEGLLIILKKIRSRQWFGTSQIPTYMMTHPAVEDRIAHIDAWLSTRQTADPQHHLTAGPSKQLQRVQYRLRALYAEPNGAAQFFEAILKKTPSDADAAHAYGLLLARMGKRQEAFDYLQTALAVNPLDPTLLSDLGKVHFSDGNTKEALKILQGAASLPGRNSEGLFYLGRTYMELGDFNNAVDIFENLLEANSGYTAAYLALGQTYGKLARIPEAHYFLGIYHYELGDDRTAQYHLSRAQQGLNDPKKIEKTRRLLEAIGKLPAEQTQ; encoded by the coding sequence ATGATGAGCATTTTAGAAAAGATGAACCAACTCAAGGGGATCATGAGAAAAGGGCTTAGAAAATCATTCAATCGTCTCGGTCTGGCACTTTCCCTTCTGGTGTCGATGGTTTGGTGCACCCCCGCCCACGCCATTTCGATCAAAGAGGAAAAGGAGCTCTCCCAGGAATTTATGCGTTATGTGCATCGCTATTACGACCTCGTCGAAGATCCGCTCATAAACGCCTACGTTAATGACGTCGGTCAGAAAATATTGGCCAAAATACCGACGCAACCGTTCGATTATCGATTCTTTGTCATCAAGGAAAACGTATACAACGCCTTTGCCATCCCCGCGGGGTATATCTTCATTAACAGCGGCATGTTGTTGGCGATGGAACACGAAGATGAGCTGGCCGGTATTCTGGCCCATGAAATCTCCCATGTGGTCTGCCGCCACATTTCCCAACGCATCGAGCGATCCAAGAAACTCGATTTGGCGACCATGGCTGGCGTCGTGGCAGGCGTCTTTTTAGGCGTGGCCGGTGGTTCCGCCGAAGCGGCCCAGGCGCTCACCCTCGGATCCATGGCGGCCGGCCAGACCCTCGCATTGGCTTATAGTCGCGAAGATGAGAGCCAGGCCGACCAGTTCGGGTTGGCCTACCTCGAAGAAGCAGGGTACTCGGCCGAAGGTCTGCTGATAATCCTGAAGAAAATCCGCAGTCGCCAGTGGTTCGGCACCAGCCAGATCCCAACCTACATGATGACGCACCCCGCGGTGGAGGATCGCATTGCCCATATCGACGCGTGGTTGAGCACGAGGCAAACAGCCGATCCGCAACACCATCTGACTGCCGGCCCATCGAAACAGCTGCAGCGCGTGCAATATCGCTTGCGTGCGCTCTATGCGGAGCCCAACGGCGCCGCCCAATTTTTTGAGGCCATCCTTAAAAAGACTCCATCGGACGCCGATGCGGCCCACGCCTACGGTCTGTTGTTGGCCCGCATGGGGAAACGTCAGGAAGCCTTTGATTATCTCCAAACGGCGCTGGCCGTGAATCCATTGGATCCAACCCTCCTCAGTGATCTGGGAAAAGTCCATTTTTCAGACGGTAATACCAAAGAGGCGTTGAAGATACTGCAGGGGGCCGCGTCGTTGCCCGGCAGGAACTCGGAGGGGTTATTCTACCTTGGACGCACCTATATGGAACTTGGTGATTTCAACAATGCCGTCGACATCTTCGAGAATTTGCTCGAAGCCAATAGCGGGTATACTGCGGCCTACCTGGCACTCGGTCAGACCTATGGAAAACTGGCCCGTATCCCTGAAGCCCATTATTTCCTGGGTATTTATCATTACGAACTGGGAGATGACCGCACGGCACAGTACCACTTGTCACGCGCCCAGCAAGGCCTGAACGACCCAAAAAAGATCGAAAAAACCCGAAGGCTCTTAGAAGCCATCGGCAAATTACCGGCCGAACAGACGCAATGA
- the fusA gene encoding elongation factor G, translating into MSSKLKIQDIRNIGIIAHIDAGKTTVTERILYYTGRSHKLGEVHDGEAVMDWMPDEQERGITITSAVTTCPWKGKDIHIIDTPGHVDFTIEVERSLRVLDGAVGVFCAVGGVEPQSETVWRQADKYRVPKLAFINKLDRIGADFFNTVEMMKKRLKANPLLLQLPYGTRENLVGIIDLIRMKAVVWDDDSLGATFQDEEIPEGYLEEARRYREMLLETVAEVDDELMEAYLAEKPIDSDTLSAAIRKATIGLKLVPVLCGSALKNKGIQPLLDAIVAFLPSPADLPPMQGIHPDTGETIACPPADNKPLAALIFKVALMEGRKMTFVRVYSGRLEAGKEVYNPIRKKKEKLSRLLRMHANKRERLDVAGAGSIVGVVGLKDGSTGETLCSADNPVLLENIEIYEPVISVAVEPKTHSDIEKLKDVLAKFTDEDPTLRVQEDEETGQMILSGMGELHLEVIISRMRREFNTQVSVGKPQVVYRETIAQTAQGASVFDKEVAGQRHYGEVHLTLTPLPRGTGNRFVSNIDDTVIPADYIPAVEKGVMESLESGTVMGYPVVDVEAKLVGGGYKESQGSELAYKVSAAMASKEALVAGKGYLLDPFMKVEIYVPEEFMGDVIGDLNARSGKVESIEPKVGVQEIRAIVPLSRMFGYSTILRSATQGRGTFTMHFSHFDKA; encoded by the coding sequence ATGAGCTCTAAATTAAAAATACAGGATATTCGAAACATCGGCATCATCGCGCACATCGATGCCGGCAAGACCACCGTGACCGAACGGATACTTTATTATACCGGGCGTTCCCATAAACTGGGCGAGGTTCATGACGGCGAAGCGGTGATGGACTGGATGCCGGACGAGCAGGAACGCGGCATTACGATAACTTCCGCGGTCACGACCTGCCCCTGGAAGGGAAAGGACATCCACATCATCGACACGCCCGGACATGTGGATTTCACCATTGAAGTCGAGCGCTCGTTGCGTGTGCTCGATGGTGCCGTGGGCGTTTTTTGCGCGGTCGGCGGGGTTGAGCCACAGTCGGAAACGGTCTGGCGGCAGGCGGACAAATATCGGGTCCCCAAACTGGCGTTTATCAACAAACTCGATCGCATCGGCGCCGATTTTTTCAACACCGTGGAGATGATGAAAAAGCGCCTCAAGGCCAACCCCTTGCTTCTTCAGCTGCCCTATGGGACCCGGGAGAATCTGGTCGGCATCATCGATCTGATTCGGATGAAGGCGGTGGTATGGGATGATGATTCACTGGGGGCCACCTTCCAGGATGAAGAGATCCCGGAAGGTTACCTCGAGGAAGCGCGGCGTTATCGAGAAATGCTTCTGGAGACGGTGGCCGAGGTGGATGATGAGTTGATGGAAGCCTATTTAGCCGAGAAGCCCATCGACAGCGACACGCTATCGGCCGCCATCCGCAAAGCCACCATCGGGTTGAAGCTGGTGCCCGTATTATGTGGGAGCGCCTTGAAAAACAAGGGCATTCAACCGCTCTTGGATGCCATCGTCGCCTTTTTGCCCAGCCCGGCCGATCTTCCTCCGATGCAGGGGATTCATCCGGATACCGGTGAAACGATTGCTTGTCCGCCGGCTGATAACAAACCGCTGGCCGCTCTCATTTTTAAGGTGGCGCTGATGGAGGGGCGCAAAATGACCTTCGTGCGGGTTTACAGCGGTCGGCTGGAAGCCGGCAAGGAGGTCTACAATCCCATACGCAAAAAAAAGGAGAAGTTGTCCAGATTGTTGCGCATGCACGCCAATAAACGGGAACGGCTGGATGTTGCCGGTGCGGGAAGCATTGTCGGTGTGGTGGGATTGAAGGACGGCTCCACGGGTGAAACGCTGTGCAGCGCCGATAATCCGGTTCTGCTGGAAAACATCGAGATCTACGAACCGGTGATTTCGGTAGCGGTCGAGCCCAAAACACATTCGGATATCGAAAAGCTCAAGGATGTGCTCGCAAAATTTACGGACGAAGATCCGACCCTGCGGGTTCAGGAGGATGAAGAGACCGGACAGATGATCCTGTCGGGAATGGGTGAGTTGCATCTGGAGGTGATTATCAGCCGGATGCGCAGGGAGTTCAACACTCAGGTCAGCGTCGGTAAACCCCAGGTCGTCTACCGGGAAACCATTGCGCAAACGGCCCAGGGTGCCTCGGTGTTCGACAAAGAGGTGGCCGGCCAGCGCCATTATGGGGAGGTTCATTTGACATTGACGCCTCTGCCCAGAGGAACGGGGAACCGTTTTGTGAGTAACATCGACGATACCGTGATTCCCGCCGATTATATTCCCGCTGTCGAGAAAGGGGTCATGGAGAGCCTGGAGAGCGGCACCGTGATGGGGTATCCGGTCGTCGATGTGGAGGCCAAGCTGGTCGGTGGCGGTTACAAAGAGAGCCAGGGGTCTGAATTGGCATACAAGGTGAGCGCTGCGATGGCTTCCAAGGAGGCCCTCGTGGCCGGCAAGGGATATCTTCTCGACCCTTTTATGAAGGTCGAAATTTATGTTCCGGAAGAATTCATGGGCGACGTGATCGGCGATTTGAATGCCCGTTCGGGAAAGGTGGAATCCATCGAACCCAAGGTCGGCGTTCAGGAGATCCGTGCCATCGTGCCGCTTTCCCGCATGTTCGGCTACTCGACCATTTTACGGTCGGCGACCCAGGGACGCGGCACTTTCACGATGCACTTCTCGCACTTCGACAAGGCGTGA
- a CDS encoding GerMN domain-containing protein produces the protein MTFGLSRRSGLALSVVGAALLVAMFTGWWVARHASESAPLGSGLPDPHQRPVEKAMAHLYFADHQGEYLIAEQRVLEKPVDKASYGQLLIESLIAGPTQGASRTIPGDARLDALFITPAEVAYLDFAAGSFSNHPGGAGAELLSIYSIVNTLVLNVDGIRSVKFLIGGREAVTLAGHSDLRFPFEVDMMWIR, from the coding sequence ATGACTTTCGGCCTGTCTCGCAGATCGGGACTCGCACTGTCCGTTGTCGGCGCCGCTCTGTTGGTGGCCATGTTCACCGGGTGGTGGGTGGCCCGGCATGCCTCTGAGTCGGCACCTTTAGGGTCTGGATTGCCTGATCCGCACCAGCGCCCTGTGGAAAAGGCTATGGCGCACCTCTATTTCGCAGATCATCAGGGAGAATACCTGATCGCGGAACAGCGTGTCCTGGAAAAACCGGTAGATAAGGCGTCTTATGGACAGCTTTTGATCGAATCGTTGATTGCCGGTCCCACCCAGGGGGCATCGCGTACAATACCGGGTGATGCCCGTCTGGACGCATTGTTCATTACTCCTGCCGAGGTCGCCTATCTTGATTTTGCCGCTGGTTCCTTTTCCAATCATCCGGGCGGTGCCGGGGCCGAATTGTTGTCTATTTATTCCATTGTCAACACCTTGGTGCTCAATGTGGACGGAATTCGATCCGTCAAATTTTTAATCGGTGGAAGGGAAGCGGTCACATTGGCCGGCCATTCGGATTTGCGATTCCCTTTCGAAGTCGACATGATGTGGATACGATGA
- a CDS encoding NAD(P)H-dependent flavin oxidoreductase, with amino-acid sequence MLIDRFFEKGRAFLGSRFPIMCGAMTWVSDPNLVSAIGNAGGFGLLAAGNMPVDVLRSQIEQTRQLTQQPFGVNIITLAPAYQDHLDLACNMGCEFIVFAGGIPKKKEIQQAREAGAKVICFASTAPLAMMLIERGADALMLEGFEAGGHIGPIALSVLIQQILFTVDSVPIFIAGGIATGRMMAHLLMMGAAGIQMGTRFVMSEECSAHPNFKETFKKAKAKDAVATPQFDGRLPVIPVRALKNDGTIEFGKLQLELLYKLENQSMDRDEAQYEVERFWVGALKRAVIDGDVIKGSLMAGQSVGLVEDVKPLKTIIDEMVEHAEAELQRLKKVLTPE; translated from the coding sequence ATGCTGATCGATCGCTTTTTTGAAAAAGGTCGTGCTTTTCTCGGTAGCCGCTTTCCGATCATGTGTGGTGCCATGACCTGGGTCAGTGATCCCAACCTGGTCAGCGCTATCGGCAATGCGGGCGGGTTTGGTCTTCTGGCGGCCGGCAATATGCCGGTCGACGTCCTGCGCTCGCAGATCGAGCAGACGCGGCAATTGACGCAGCAACCCTTTGGGGTGAACATCATCACGCTGGCGCCGGCCTATCAGGATCACCTGGATCTGGCCTGCAACATGGGCTGCGAATTCATTGTCTTCGCCGGCGGCATCCCCAAGAAAAAGGAGATTCAACAAGCCAGGGAAGCTGGGGCCAAAGTCATCTGTTTTGCCTCCACGGCGCCCCTGGCGATGATGCTCATCGAACGCGGCGCCGACGCCCTGATGCTCGAAGGTTTTGAAGCGGGAGGGCATATCGGTCCCATTGCCCTATCGGTCCTGATCCAGCAAATTCTCTTCACCGTTGACAGCGTTCCGATATTTATTGCCGGTGGGATTGCAACCGGTCGCATGATGGCCCATCTGCTCATGATGGGCGCCGCTGGCATTCAAATGGGCACACGCTTCGTCATGTCCGAAGAGTGCTCGGCCCACCCTAATTTTAAAGAGACATTCAAAAAAGCCAAAGCCAAGGATGCAGTGGCCACCCCCCAATTCGACGGCCGCTTGCCGGTGATTCCGGTCCGAGCCCTTAAGAACGATGGCACCATCGAATTCGGCAAGCTGCAGTTGGAGTTGTTGTATAAACTGGAGAACCAGTCCATGGACCGGGACGAGGCCCAGTATGAAGTCGAACGCTTCTGGGTTGGCGCCCTCAAACGGGCGGTTATCGACGGGGATGTGATCAAAGGTTCACTCATGGCTGGTCAATCGGTGGGCCTGGTCGAAGATGTCAAACCGCTTAAAACGATCATCGATGAAATGGTCGAGCATGCCGAAGCTGAGTTGCAGCGCCTGAAAAAAGTCCTGACGCCGGAATAA
- a CDS encoding ParA family protein: MRKIAVAMAKGGVGKTTTSVNLAHALALQGQRVLLVDCDTQDQVAKFLGVSPKYGLYEFVTGRDERGQPLAKMETIHKARENLWILAGGIKLVELKHWLGEQPREQRHALLSKTLVPKGDRLDFLIFDCSPGWDILSVNILMAVNEVLCPVSLQAPALEGLKTFFGYLISAQKLNNDLALKYVLPTLFDRRTRQSFDLYHKLRRFFTRQICHPIRYNVRLSEAPAVGKTIFEYDQRAIGAQDYQKLTRRLIDDGIRSKQVPRFF; the protein is encoded by the coding sequence ATGCGCAAAATTGCCGTAGCCATGGCCAAAGGCGGCGTTGGGAAAACCACCACCTCGGTCAATCTAGCCCATGCGTTGGCGCTCCAGGGGCAGCGCGTGCTGCTGGTCGATTGCGACACTCAGGATCAGGTGGCGAAATTTTTGGGTGTATCGCCAAAATACGGGTTGTACGAGTTCGTCACGGGCCGTGATGAACGTGGGCAACCCCTGGCTAAAATGGAGACCATTCACAAGGCGCGTGAGAATCTCTGGATCCTGGCCGGTGGCATCAAGCTGGTGGAGCTTAAACACTGGCTGGGCGAACAACCCCGCGAGCAACGTCATGCGCTGCTCAGCAAAACGCTGGTTCCCAAGGGTGATCGCCTCGATTTCCTGATCTTCGATTGCTCGCCGGGTTGGGACATCCTCAGTGTCAACATTCTCATGGCGGTCAATGAAGTACTCTGCCCGGTGTCCCTGCAGGCACCTGCCCTGGAAGGCCTCAAAACCTTCTTCGGCTATCTCATTTCGGCCCAGAAATTGAACAACGACCTGGCGTTGAAATATGTACTGCCCACCCTGTTCGACCGGCGGACCCGCCAGAGTTTCGATCTTTACCATAAACTCAGGCGGTTTTTTACCCGGCAGATCTGCCATCCGATCCGTTACAACGTAAGGTTATCCGAAGCACCGGCCGTGGGGAAAACCATCTTCGAGTACGACCAGCGCGCGATCGGCGCCCAGGACTACCAAAAATTGACCAGGAGGCTCATCGATGACGGCATCCGATCAAAACAAGTCCCCAGATTTTTTTGA
- the rho gene encoding transcription termination factor Rho, whose product MVLNTVNGHLEIMDKGFGFLRSIADNFQPGPVDTFVPAALIARHKLREGVYIEGTGTKGGANNTNLKLDRIETINGMAPDEFAGVAPLQQQTSINPTQRFLMTRSERDLMGMVLDRIVPMGRGQRGLIIAPPKTGKTTILQHMANAITSAYDDAMVFVLLVDERPEEVTDFKRSVKGAQVLASSADQTIAQHLRMTRLAMNCAIRWAEMGRDAVVFIDSLTRMARAFNTETRSHGRTMSGGLAANALDIPRQVFGAARNIEHGGSLTIMATILIDTGSRMDDIIYQEFKGTGNLDLVLSRECAEQRLWPAIDIKQSGTRKEELLMEKAAYQESIDLRRALSKFNTVNALGALLEHLNQRAPARPRVS is encoded by the coding sequence ATCGTTTTGAACACTGTCAACGGACATCTGGAAATCATGGATAAAGGATTCGGCTTTCTGCGCAGCATCGCGGACAATTTCCAGCCGGGTCCGGTCGACACATTTGTTCCGGCGGCCTTGATCGCCCGGCACAAATTGCGGGAGGGGGTTTACATCGAAGGCACCGGCACCAAGGGCGGGGCCAACAATACGAATCTGAAGCTCGACCGCATTGAAACCATCAACGGCATGGCCCCAGACGAATTTGCCGGGGTGGCACCCCTGCAGCAGCAAACGAGCATCAATCCCACCCAACGTTTCCTCATGACCCGTTCTGAGAGAGACCTCATGGGCATGGTGCTGGACCGCATCGTACCCATGGGACGGGGGCAGCGGGGCCTGATCATCGCACCCCCCAAAACCGGGAAAACGACCATCCTCCAACACATGGCCAACGCTATCACGTCTGCCTACGACGACGCCATGGTGTTCGTTCTCCTGGTGGACGAGCGCCCCGAGGAGGTCACGGACTTCAAACGAAGCGTGAAAGGCGCACAGGTCCTGGCCTCCTCCGCCGACCAAACCATCGCCCAACATCTGCGCATGACCCGTCTGGCCATGAACTGCGCCATCCGGTGGGCCGAGATGGGGCGCGATGCTGTGGTCTTCATCGATTCCCTCACCCGCATGGCGAGGGCGTTCAACACGGAGACCCGGAGTCACGGCCGCACCATGTCCGGCGGACTGGCCGCCAATGCCCTGGACATCCCCCGCCAGGTCTTCGGCGCAGCCCGCAACATCGAACACGGTGGCTCACTCACCATTATGGCCACCATCCTGATCGACACGGGCAGCCGCATGGACGATATCATCTATCAGGAGTTCAAAGGGACCGGCAATCTCGATCTGGTCCTGAGCCGCGAATGCGCCGAACAACGCCTGTGGCCGGCCATCGATATCAAACAATCGGGTACCCGCAAGGAAGAACTGTTGATGGAAAAGGCCGCTTATCAGGAGAGCATCGATTTGCGCCGGGCCCTGTCCAAATTCAACACCGTCAATGCCCTGGGGGCCCTTCTGGAGCATTTGAACCAGCGAGCGCCCGCCCGTCCCCGCGTTTCCTGA
- a CDS encoding PAS domain-containing protein, producing MEMKPAIPPDHTDQEAAAPLLTPNTPTSNDLNEAPVTPQRESVAIDYRRMLENSGDGYFEVDLSGNFTRINDAACRFIGRTREESIGLNYRDYMRPDEAQRILHIYQEVYQTGQPSELMEYNIIRKDGTIATHQTVVTLLRDVSGNPLGFCGIVRDLTRQKAMERALRESEESYQRVLELAPDAIAINDARTSKYIQVNTAFCQHTGYRPEEIIGRTPIELNLYLDPGDDQRIKRLLINEGKIDGLELRYQKKSGEQFEDLVSARMIRFKGKTCSLFVATGITPLKQAQKALCESEKRYREILEAAPDAICLTTLSDGRYVEANSEFYRRTGYTPSETIGFTSTDLNLYVNPGDRQLFIDTLQSKGQVDAFELPVRYKDGTISEQLWSARIIEHGGQQCLLVIARPIDDIKAAQRAVVESEESYRRIMELAPDMIVITRQADGRIVAANDAFCARTGFSRNELIGHTPIELGFYTDPDNRRRWMEALRRDGKVQGIELQFINRAGKVHDDLFSAQYIRFKGEDCVLAVITSITQLKNNQRELEHYRRDLEQIIAERTKALEAAQAELVKREKLAVLGQLTATVSHELRNPLGVIRSSNYYLQSKNRDKSQKSEKHFRRIDEQVTLCDTIVAELLEYTRGRSIWVAKQPMAPWMTEVVEQLQETKGVDIALTIPDDLPDLHHDREKMRRVLINVLDNAVQAVQEKMKEMQKRTEWYRPAISVRTETVDNEVTICITDNGIGMNEETRRRAFEPLFTTRARGTGIGLANVKKIVEEHGGRIVLTSRTDQGTEMKIVLPCVRET from the coding sequence ATGGAGATGAAACCAGCCATCCCTCCCGATCATACGGACCAAGAGGCAGCCGCCCCTCTCCTTACGCCAAACACACCGACCAGCAACGATTTGAACGAGGCCCCCGTCACCCCTCAACGGGAAAGCGTTGCCATCGATTACCGACGCATGCTGGAAAACTCAGGGGACGGCTATTTCGAAGTCGACCTGTCCGGCAATTTCACACGCATCAATGACGCTGCCTGTCGTTTTATCGGGAGAACCCGCGAAGAGTCCATCGGTCTGAACTATAGGGACTATATGCGTCCCGATGAAGCCCAGCGCATTCTTCATATCTACCAGGAAGTCTACCAGACCGGCCAGCCATCCGAGTTGATGGAATACAATATTATCCGCAAGGACGGCACAATCGCCACCCATCAAACCGTCGTCACCCTGTTGCGTGATGTCAGCGGCAACCCCCTTGGCTTTTGCGGTATCGTGCGCGACCTCACCCGACAAAAAGCGATGGAGCGAGCGCTGCGCGAAAGCGAGGAGAGTTACCAGCGGGTGCTGGAATTGGCGCCCGATGCCATTGCCATCAACGATGCCCGCACGTCGAAATACATTCAAGTCAACACCGCCTTTTGCCAGCACACCGGTTACCGTCCCGAAGAGATCATTGGCCGAACGCCCATCGAATTGAATTTATACTTAGATCCCGGGGATGATCAACGTATTAAAAGACTTCTCATCAACGAGGGTAAAATCGACGGACTCGAACTGCGATACCAAAAAAAGTCCGGAGAGCAGTTCGAAGACCTGGTTTCCGCGAGAATGATCCGTTTCAAAGGCAAAACCTGCTCGCTGTTTGTCGCTACCGGCATCACGCCGCTCAAGCAGGCCCAGAAGGCGCTTTGCGAGAGCGAAAAGCGTTATCGGGAAATACTCGAGGCGGCGCCGGATGCGATCTGCCTCACCACCCTGTCCGACGGCCGATATGTGGAGGCCAACAGCGAGTTTTACCGGCGAACCGGCTACACCCCCTCGGAGACCATCGGGTTCACGTCCACAGATCTGAACCTCTACGTCAATCCTGGAGACCGGCAGCTGTTCATAGACACACTTCAATCCAAGGGGCAGGTGGACGCATTCGAACTGCCGGTGCGTTACAAAGACGGCACCATATCAGAACAATTGTGGTCGGCCCGGATCATCGAGCATGGCGGTCAGCAGTGTCTGCTGGTCATCGCCCGCCCCATCGACGACATTAAAGCCGCACAGCGGGCGGTTGTGGAAAGCGAAGAGAGCTATCGTCGAATCATGGAGCTGGCACCGGACATGATCGTCATTACCCGCCAGGCCGACGGGCGAATCGTGGCGGCAAATGACGCCTTTTGCGCGCGCACCGGTTTCAGCAGAAACGAGCTGATCGGCCACACCCCCATCGAATTGGGGTTCTACACCGATCCGGATAACCGCAGGCGCTGGATGGAAGCGCTTAGACGCGACGGCAAAGTGCAAGGCATCGAGCTGCAATTCATCAACCGGGCCGGTAAGGTTCATGACGATCTCTTTTCGGCACAATACATCCGCTTCAAGGGCGAGGACTGTGTTTTAGCGGTCATCACCAGTATCACCCAACTGAAAAATAACCAACGGGAGCTGGAGCACTATCGGCGCGACCTGGAACAAATCATCGCGGAACGCACCAAAGCCTTGGAAGCGGCCCAGGCCGAACTGGTCAAACGTGAAAAATTGGCGGTCCTCGGCCAGCTCACGGCCACGGTCAGCCACGAATTGCGTAACCCGTTGGGCGTCATCCGCTCGTCGAACTACTACCTGCAGAGTAAAAACAGAGATAAAAGCCAAAAATCGGAGAAGCATTTTCGCCGCATCGACGAACAGGTGACATTGTGCGATACCATCGTGGCCGAGTTGCTGGAATACACGCGAGGGCGCAGCATATGGGTCGCCAAGCAACCCATGGCGCCATGGATGACCGAGGTCGTGGAACAACTGCAGGAAACCAAGGGTGTCGATATTGCGCTGACCATCCCCGATGATCTGCCTGACCTCCACCACGACAGGGAGAAGATGCGGCGCGTGCTGATCAACGTGCTGGACAACGCGGTCCAAGCCGTTCAGGAAAAGATGAAAGAGATGCAAAAACGCACCGAGTGGTATCGTCCGGCCATATCGGTCAGAACTGAAACCGTCGATAATGAGGTGACGATTTGTATCACGGACAACGGCATCGGCATGAATGAAGAGACTCGCCGACGCGCTTTTGAGCCCCTCTTCACCACTCGGGCACGGGGCACGGGTATCGGCCTGGCCAATGTAAAAAAAATTGTCGAGGAGCATGGCGGCCGGATCGTATTGACGAGCCGCACGGACCAGGGGACAGAAATGAAGATCGTCCTGCCTTGCGTACGTGAAACCTGA
- a CDS encoding PAS domain-containing protein, which translates to MAQEPDRKQNRAENGDPHLAADTASSMQEVQQDLLACMAQTYFETDLNGRLTRFNDYVCRFHGRTSDELRSMSYRDFIPTDQAQAVAEAFQRVFQTGIPSPILEYEVIRKDGSAVTAQTVVALRRDASGTPVGFCGISRDVTASKQIQRALHHSEESHRAILEAAPYSIAIMRCSDWTYVLVNQVFCQRTGYSKEEAIGRTSSELNLYNNPRDRGRFFETFHRDGQVDRLEITFQSKEGRPLENLVSARPIRFNGEDCILSISTNISDIKNAQRALQESEASYRTILQAAPYSITILRMSDGRYVEVNEAFCLRLGYRPEESIGRTVNELHLFENSGDLKRLLEVFGKQERVDNMEIAFRTRNGTITTSLVSARPIQYKGEACILFITSNIDALKETQRALEESEARFRAVF; encoded by the coding sequence ATGGCTCAAGAACCGGATCGGAAACAGAATCGCGCAGAGAACGGTGATCCCCATCTGGCCGCCGATACAGCTTCGTCGATGCAGGAAGTCCAGCAGGATCTGCTGGCATGCATGGCGCAAACCTATTTTGAGACCGATCTGAACGGACGGCTCACCCGCTTCAACGACTATGTCTGCCGCTTTCACGGCCGCACCAGTGACGAGCTGCGCAGCATGAGCTACCGTGACTTCATCCCCACCGACCAGGCCCAGGCCGTCGCCGAGGCCTTTCAGCGCGTTTTCCAAACCGGTATCCCCTCTCCCATCCTCGAATATGAGGTGATCCGCAAAGACGGCTCGGCGGTCACGGCCCAAACGGTGGTCGCACTGCGCCGGGATGCTTCCGGAACCCCGGTCGGCTTCTGCGGCATATCCCGGGACGTCACGGCATCAAAACAGATCCAGCGCGCCTTGCACCACAGCGAAGAGAGCCACCGGGCCATCCTGGAGGCAGCCCCCTATTCCATTGCCATTATGCGCTGTTCGGACTGGACTTACGTCCTGGTGAATCAGGTTTTTTGTCAACGCACGGGTTACAGCAAAGAAGAGGCGATCGGTCGGACCTCTTCTGAACTGAACCTTTACAATAACCCCAGGGACCGGGGGCGGTTTTTCGAAACCTTTCATCGGGATGGACAAGTGGATCGCCTGGAGATCACATTTCAATCCAAGGAGGGCCGCCCTCTGGAAAACCTGGTGTCCGCCCGACCCATCCGGTTCAATGGCGAGGACTGCATCCTGAGCATTTCCACGAATATCTCTGACATTAAAAACGCCCAAAGAGCATTGCAGGAAAGCGAAGCGAGTTATCGCACCATATTGCAGGCTGCGCCCTACTCGATCACCATATTGCGCATGTCCGACGGTCGATATGTGGAGGTCAACGAGGCCTTTTGCCTTCGTCTGGGTTATCGTCCCGAAGAATCCATCGGACGAACCGTCAATGAGCTGCATTTGTTTGAAAATTCAGGAGACTTGAAACGGCTCTTGGAGGTGTTCGGAAAGCAGGAGCGAGTGGACAATATGGAGATCGCCTTCCGCACCCGCAATGGTACCATTACGACCAGTCTCGTTTCGGCGCGGCCGATCCAATACAAAGGGGAGGCGTGCATCCTGTTCATCACCTCCAATATCGACGCATTGAAAGAGACCCAACGGGCCCTGGAAGAGAGCGAAGCCCGCTTCCGGGCCGTTTTTTAA